The following coding sequences are from one Limnobacter sp. SAORIC-580 window:
- a CDS encoding branched-chain amino acid ABC transporter permease, translated as MEIFGIPLQAFLGQLLLGLVNGSFYAMLSLGLAVIFGLLNVINFAHGALYMMGAFFAWMGMAYFNLNYWVMLLLAPLLVGAFGILIEKTMLRWLYKLDHLYGLLLTFGITLMLEGIFRSIYGVSGQPYSVPEALQGATNLGFMILPNYRAWVVVASLVVCFATWIMIEKTKLGALLRAGTENPRLVEAFGINVPLMVTLTYGFGVALAAFAGVLAAPVIQISPLMGSNLIITVFAVVVIGGMGSILGSIITGLTLGIVEGLTRVFYPELSATVVFIIMAIVLMIRPAGLFGREK; from the coding sequence ATGGAAATTTTTGGAATTCCCTTGCAGGCCTTTTTGGGGCAGTTACTGCTTGGCCTGGTGAATGGCTCGTTTTACGCCATGTTGTCACTGGGTTTGGCTGTTATTTTTGGCTTGCTCAATGTGATCAACTTTGCCCACGGCGCGCTGTACATGATGGGCGCGTTTTTCGCCTGGATGGGCATGGCCTATTTCAACCTGAATTATTGGGTGATGCTGCTGCTTGCCCCCTTGTTGGTGGGCGCCTTCGGGATACTGATTGAAAAAACAATGTTGCGCTGGCTTTACAAGCTTGACCACTTGTATGGCTTGTTGCTGACCTTCGGCATTACCTTGATGCTGGAGGGAATTTTCCGCTCGATTTATGGTGTTTCCGGTCAACCCTATTCAGTGCCAGAAGCCTTGCAGGGTGCGACCAACCTGGGCTTCATGATTCTGCCCAACTACCGCGCCTGGGTCGTGGTGGCCTCGCTGGTGGTTTGTTTTGCCACCTGGATCATGATTGAAAAAACAAAGCTGGGAGCCTTGCTTCGTGCGGGTACTGAAAACCCGCGACTGGTGGAGGCCTTTGGCATCAACGTGCCCTTGATGGTGACGCTGACCTACGGCTTTGGTGTGGCACTTGCTGCATTCGCGGGTGTACTGGCTGCGCCGGTTATTCAAATTTCACCGTTGATGGGCTCTAACCTCATCATCACTGTGTTTGCGGTAGTGGTGATTGGTGGAATGGGATCTATTCTGGGTTCAATCATTACCGGGCTCACCTTGGGCATTGTGGAAGGATTGACCCGTGTGTTTTATCCAGAATTGTCAGCCACAGTGGTGTTCATCATCATGGCGATTGTGCTCATGATTCGCCCGGCCGGTTTATTCGGCCGCGAGAAATAA
- a CDS encoding ABC transporter substrate-binding protein: MKLEPIATGLTALFAFAAGSAQAQISNDTIKIGVITDMSGLYADIDGPGGVEAVKMAIADFGGTLNGKKIELVFADHQNKADIAASKAREWFDTEGVDMLISGTNSGTALAMAKVADEKKKPNFVIGAGTARITNEECNPYSIHYAYDTVAMAKGTGSAVTKQGGKTWYFLTADYAFGTSLETDTTAVVKASGGTVKGAVRHPLSASDFSSFMLQAQASGAQILGLANAGGDTVNSIKAANEFGVTGSMKLAGLLMFINDVHALGLGQTKGMYLTDSWYWDQNDETRKWSKRFFDKMKKMPSSLHAADYSATLQYLNAVKAAGTDDGAKVMEALRKQKVNDMYAKNGYYRADGSMIHDMFLMQVKDPKESKKPWDYLKVVQAIPGEQAFTTKAETKCALWK, encoded by the coding sequence ATGAAATTAGAACCAATCGCAACTGGACTGACCGCACTTTTTGCATTCGCTGCCGGCTCAGCACAGGCACAAATTTCCAACGACACCATCAAGATTGGTGTCATCACCGACATGTCTGGCCTGTATGCCGACATTGACGGGCCTGGTGGTGTCGAGGCTGTAAAAATGGCGATCGCTGATTTTGGCGGCACCTTGAACGGCAAGAAAATCGAACTGGTGTTTGCTGATCACCAAAACAAGGCTGACATTGCAGCCAGCAAGGCACGCGAGTGGTTTGACACTGAAGGTGTCGACATGCTGATTTCAGGTACCAACTCCGGCACGGCTTTGGCCATGGCCAAAGTAGCCGATGAAAAGAAAAAGCCTAACTTTGTAATTGGTGCTGGTACCGCCCGCATTACCAATGAAGAATGCAATCCTTACAGCATTCACTATGCCTATGACACGGTAGCAATGGCCAAAGGCACTGGTTCAGCTGTAACCAAGCAGGGCGGCAAAACATGGTATTTCCTGACCGCGGACTACGCCTTTGGCACCTCACTTGAAACCGATACCACCGCAGTGGTAAAGGCCAGTGGCGGCACTGTAAAGGGCGCCGTTCGTCACCCGTTGTCAGCATCTGACTTTTCCAGTTTCATGCTCCAAGCGCAAGCCTCGGGTGCACAAATTCTGGGCCTGGCCAACGCCGGTGGTGACACAGTCAACTCCATCAAGGCGGCCAATGAATTTGGAGTTACAGGCAGCATGAAGCTTGCCGGTTTGCTGATGTTCATCAACGATGTGCACGCATTGGGCTTGGGGCAGACCAAGGGCATGTACCTCACCGACAGCTGGTATTGGGATCAAAACGACGAAACCCGCAAGTGGTCCAAACGCTTCTTCGACAAAATGAAGAAAATGCCCAGCAGCCTGCACGCAGCCGATTACTCGGCAACCCTGCAATACCTGAATGCTGTGAAAGCTGCGGGTACGGATGATGGTGCCAAAGTGATGGAAGCCCTGCGCAAGCAGAAGGTGAACGACATGTACGCCAAAAACGGCTACTACCGTGCCGACGGCAGCATGATTCACGACATGTTCCTGATGCAGGTGAAAGACCCCAAAGAATCCAAAAAACCTTGGGATTACCTGAAAGTTGTACAGGCCATTCCAGGCGAGCAGGCTTTCACCACCAAAGCTGAGACCAAGTGCGCTTTGTGGAAGTAA
- a CDS encoding ABC transporter ATP-binding protein translates to MSNASTSTALEIAGLNAWYGESHILHNLNLTVKTGEVVTLLGRNGAGRTSTLRAIMGLTGSRKGSIKINGTEAIQMPTHKIAHLGVGYCPEERGIFSSLSAEENLMLPPFVSKTDKGMSVAEIYEMFPNLAERKKSQGTRLSGGEQQMLAVARILRTGAKLLLLDEISEGLAPVIVQALAKMITTLKSKGYTIVMVEQNFRFAAPLADRFYVVEHGQIVEAFASSELDEKMPVLHSLLGV, encoded by the coding sequence ATGAGTAATGCATCGACAAGCACTGCGCTTGAAATCGCCGGGCTTAACGCTTGGTATGGCGAATCACACATTTTGCACAACCTGAACCTGACTGTTAAAACCGGTGAGGTGGTAACACTTCTGGGGCGAAATGGCGCAGGGCGCACCAGCACCCTGCGTGCCATCATGGGTTTGACTGGTTCAAGAAAAGGGTCAATCAAAATCAATGGCACCGAGGCGATTCAGATGCCCACCCACAAAATTGCCCACTTGGGTGTGGGTTACTGCCCGGAAGAACGGGGCATATTCTCTTCCCTGTCTGCCGAAGAAAACCTGATGCTGCCACCCTTTGTTTCAAAAACCGACAAAGGCATGAGCGTGGCAGAAATTTACGAGATGTTCCCCAACCTGGCCGAACGCAAAAAAAGCCAGGGCACGCGTTTGTCAGGTGGTGAACAGCAAATGTTGGCCGTTGCGCGCATTCTGAGAACTGGCGCCAAACTCTTGCTGCTGGATGAAATTTCTGAGGGGCTTGCGCCTGTTATTGTTCAAGCCCTGGCCAAGATGATTACCACCCTGAAATCGAAGGGCTACACCATTGTGATGGTGGAACAGAATTTCCGTTTTGCAGCCCCACTGGCCGACCGGTTTTACGTGGTGGAACACGGCCAAATTGTGGAGGCTTTTGCTTCCTCGGAACTCGATGAAAAAATGCCCGTGCTGCATTCGCTGCTGGGCGTATAA
- a CDS encoding ABC transporter ATP-binding protein, whose protein sequence is MAEVVLETRALTKEFKGFTAVSDVNLKVQRGHIHALIGPNGAGKTTCFNLLTKFLTPTSGQILFNGKDITSAKPAQIARQGIIRSFQISAVFPHLTVLENVRIGLQRPLGNSFHFWKSEKKLSVLNDKAMALLALVDLESFADTLTVDLPYGRKRALEIATTLGMEPELMLLDEPTQGMGHEDVDRVTQLIKKVSAGRTILMVEHNMNVVAGISDRISVLQRGAVLAEGSYDEVSRNPEVMEAYMGSTTGVLEGAH, encoded by the coding sequence ATGGCAGAAGTAGTGTTGGAGACAAGGGCGTTGACCAAGGAATTCAAGGGATTCACTGCGGTCAGCGATGTGAATTTAAAAGTACAGCGGGGCCATATCCACGCGTTGATCGGCCCCAACGGCGCAGGTAAAACTACCTGTTTCAATTTGTTGACGAAATTTTTAACGCCCACATCGGGCCAAATTTTGTTCAACGGCAAAGACATCACCAGTGCAAAGCCAGCCCAAATCGCAAGGCAGGGCATTATCCGGTCGTTTCAAATTTCTGCGGTGTTTCCACACCTCACAGTGCTTGAAAATGTGCGCATCGGCTTGCAACGCCCATTGGGTAATTCGTTTCATTTCTGGAAAAGTGAGAAAAAACTTTCGGTGCTGAATGACAAGGCCATGGCTTTGCTTGCGCTGGTTGACCTGGAAAGCTTTGCAGACACCCTGACCGTAGATTTGCCTTACGGCAGAAAACGTGCACTTGAAATTGCAACCACATTGGGCATGGAACCTGAATTGATGCTGCTGGATGAGCCAACCCAGGGCATGGGCCACGAAGACGTGGACCGCGTTACCCAATTAATCAAGAAGGTTTCCGCTGGCCGAACCATTTTGATGGTTGAACACAATATGAATGTGGTGGCGGGTATCAGCGACCGCATCTCGGTGCTACAACGCGGCGCAGTGCTGGCCGAAGGAAGCTACGACGAGGTTTCGCGCAACCCCGAGGTGATGGAGGCCTACATGGGCTCCACCACTGGAGTTCTGGAGGGTGCGCACTGA
- the guaA gene encoding glutamine-hydrolyzing GMP synthase: MNHQKILVLDFGSQVTQLIARRVRECGVFCEILPCDVDPERIKEYGASGIVLSGSHQSAYEESTDRAPELVFNLGVPVLGICYGMQTMAMQLGGKVEAGTVREFGHAQIRAHGHTKLFDGIQDETNEHGHGLLNVWMSHGDKVTELPPNFKLMASTPSCPIAGMADEARGFYAVQFHPEVTHTKKGKEILARFVRDICGCKGDWSMPSFVDEAVERIRAQVGTDEVILGLSGGVDSSVAAALIHKAIGDQLTCVFVDHGLLRFKEGEQVMETFAKHLGVRVVHVNATEEFMGQLKGVTDPEAKRKIIGKAFVDVFQREAGMRANAKWLAQGTIYPDVIESAGAKTGKATSIKSHHNVGGLPDTLNLKLLEPLRDLFKDEVRKLGVELGLDPEMVYRHPFPGPGLGVRILGEVKAEYAEILQRADAVFIEELRNTKATAKDAAAELCTEEQIGKSWYDLTSQAFAVFLPVKSVGVMGDGRTYEYVVAIRAVQTQDFMTAHWAHLPYSLLGRISNRIINEVKGVNRVVYDVSGKPPATIEWE; encoded by the coding sequence ATGAATCATCAGAAAATTTTGGTACTCGACTTCGGGTCACAGGTCACACAACTCATTGCCCGACGCGTACGTGAGTGCGGCGTTTTCTGCGAAATTTTGCCCTGCGACGTAGACCCGGAACGCATCAAGGAATACGGGGCATCTGGCATTGTTTTGTCGGGTAGCCACCAGTCTGCTTATGAAGAAAGCACCGACAGGGCGCCCGAGTTGGTGTTTAATCTTGGCGTACCAGTGCTGGGCATTTGCTACGGCATGCAAACCATGGCCATGCAACTTGGCGGCAAAGTCGAAGCGGGTACGGTTCGGGAATTTGGTCATGCCCAAATTCGGGCCCATGGCCACACAAAACTGTTTGATGGCATTCAAGACGAAACCAACGAACATGGCCATGGCCTGTTGAATGTTTGGATGAGCCACGGTGACAAGGTGACCGAGCTTCCACCCAACTTCAAGTTGATGGCTTCTACACCCTCGTGCCCAATTGCCGGCATGGCCGATGAAGCACGCGGTTTCTATGCCGTGCAATTTCACCCTGAGGTAACGCACACCAAAAAAGGCAAGGAAATACTGGCACGCTTTGTACGCGACATTTGCGGTTGCAAAGGTGACTGGTCCATGCCAAGTTTTGTGGATGAAGCGGTTGAAAGAATTCGTGCCCAGGTCGGCACTGATGAAGTTATTTTGGGCCTTTCGGGTGGCGTTGATTCTTCCGTGGCAGCTGCATTGATTCACAAGGCAATTGGTGATCAGCTTACCTGCGTGTTTGTGGACCATGGCTTGCTTCGTTTCAAAGAAGGCGAGCAGGTTATGGAAACATTCGCCAAACATTTGGGTGTGCGTGTTGTGCATGTGAACGCCACAGAAGAATTCATGGGGCAGCTGAAAGGCGTCACCGACCCCGAGGCCAAACGCAAAATTATTGGTAAAGCATTCGTGGATGTATTCCAGCGCGAGGCTGGCATGCGTGCCAACGCCAAGTGGCTTGCACAGGGCACTATTTACCCCGACGTGATTGAATCAGCTGGCGCAAAAACAGGCAAAGCCACCAGCATCAAAAGCCACCACAACGTGGGCGGCTTGCCCGATACGCTGAACCTGAAATTGCTGGAGCCCCTGCGTGATTTGTTCAAGGACGAAGTGCGTAAACTTGGCGTTGAACTTGGCCTTGACCCTGAAATGGTTTACCGCCACCCATTCCCCGGGCCGGGCTTGGGTGTTCGAATTCTTGGCGAGGTGAAAGCCGAGTATGCTGAAATTTTGCAGCGTGCCGATGCCGTATTCATCGAAGAATTGCGCAACACCAAAGCCACAGCCAAAGACGCAGCGGCCGAGCTTTGCACCGAGGAACAAATTGGAAAAAGCTGGTACGACCTCACCAGCCAGGCTTTTGCAGTGTTCTTGCCAGTGAAATCGGTGGGTGTGATGGGCGATGGCCGCACCTACGAATATGTGGTGGCCATTCGCGCCGTACAAACTCAAGACTTCATGACAGCACACTGGGCACACCTGCCTTATTCATTGTTGGGCCGTATCTCCAATCGTATTATTAACGAGGTAAAAGGTGTGAACCGGGTGGTGTACGATGTATCGGGCAAGCCGCCTGCGACCATTGAGTGGGAATAA